A genome region from Solanum pennellii chromosome 12, SPENNV200 includes the following:
- the LOC107006981 gene encoding LOW QUALITY PROTEIN: protein STRICTOSIDINE SYNTHASE-LIKE 11-like (The sequence of the model RefSeq protein was modified relative to this genomic sequence to represent the inferred CDS: inserted 2 bases in 2 codons): protein MASMKRPIIFIIFCFPIAYSQMVMKPLLPFKKLQLPSGTVGPEAIAFDLLGNGPYTSVADGRVLKYQGPRIGFIDFATTSPLRTKEVYNGKNNPNLLITCGRPLGLGFYYRSGDLYIADINYGLLVVGRNGGPARQLVTGIDDKPFAFTNAVDIDQLNEVVYFTDSGPLFRATRNITLILESKDTAGRLFKYDIRTNKVTLILSGLAGPVGVAVSLDGSYVLVTELIANRIKRFWLRGTRANTSQEFTNLNGYPDNIKRTILGDYWVAVNIVNNQSMTPPKFSFAQNINVLGNVFVSLNLSTQYXNSISEVQENXGRLYIGSLEEDFVGAYGV, encoded by the exons ATGGCAAGTATGAAGAGACcaataatattcataatattttgttttcccATTGCTTATTCTCAAATGGTTATGAAACCATTACTTCCATTTAAGAAGCTCCAACTTCCTTCAGGAACAGTAGGCCCTGAAGCCATCGCTTTTGATCTTTTAGGCAATGGACCATACACAAGTGTGGCAGATGGCAGAGTACTCAAATACCAAGGCCCACGTATTGGTTTCATCGATTTCGCTACCACATCACCATTaag GACCAAGGAAGTATATAATGGGAAAAATAACCCAAATTTACTCATCACATGTGGAAGACCCCTTGGCCTTGGGTTTTACTATAGAAGTGGTGATCTCTACATAGCTGACATCAATTATGGGCTCTTGGTTGTTGGACGAAACGGAGGCCCCGCTAGACAACTTGTTACGGGCATCGATGACAAGCCTTTTGCCTTTACAAACGCGGTAGACATCGATCAATTAAATGAAGTCGTCTATTTTACAGATTCAGGACCACTATTTCGTGCCAC CAGGAACATAACTTTGATCCTTGAAAGCAAAGATACAGCAGGGAGATTATTCAAGTATGACATAAGAACAAATAAGGTCACATTAATACTTAGTGGACTAGCAGGGCCAGTAGGAGTGGCAGTCAGTCTAGATGGTTCATATGTACTTGTCACAGAATTAATAGCCAACAGAATCAAGAGATTTTGGTTGAGAGGCACAAGAGCTAATACATCACAAGAATTTACAAACTTGAATGGATATCCAGATAACATTAAGAGGACAATTTTAGGGGACTATTGGGTGGCTGTAAACATTGTCAACAATCAATCAATGACTCCACCCAAGTTTTCATTTGCGCAAAATATTAATGTCCTTGGGAATGTTTTCGTTTCGCTGAATCTATCGACTCAGT CTAATTCCATAAGTGAAGTTCAAGAAA TTGGTAGACTCTATATAGGGTCTTTAGAGGAAGACTTTGTAGGTGCTTATGGAGTTTGA